A window of Chrysoperla carnea chromosome 3, inChrCarn1.1, whole genome shotgun sequence genomic DNA:
GTACCCTAATGAAACCATACTTCTTCCAAATCTACCTATTAGGTAAAACGTGTTTTCATTCTtacgtataataatatttttggttccTGGGTCAAATTCTCCAAAATAATCGAAAGacttaatttctattttaaatttatccagCCTCAAATATTGTTCATTTGATTCTTGAATTAATTTTCcaccaaattttacaaaacttttcacTTCAACCATAGTACATTCAAATTTCCCACGCATTATTAATGGTACTACAAGTACAGTTGTTGTAAAAAGATAATTGgagtaaaatttgatatttggaaaatatatagTACTATACcatgttaaattttgtaaatcactTCTGagatttaataattgtaaattggtTAATCCATAAACTCGAGTATCATATAATGTTCCTTTCACATTATGTTCAACAAAATTGGATTCTTTGACAAAATACGGTTCACATTGCGGTATCCCCATATCAGGGATTCCATTTTTTGCATATCGTAAGACATGTTTTATTCCAGTTATTAAACATTCGTCACGATTTGTTAATGTGCTTACGCATTctgggaatttatttttatctgaaaaccATAATATTTCGTTTAAACagcaaataaagtttttttgattCGTAACTTACGTAAAAGATTGCGTAGGGAGggaatttttgacattttatatttgaaattttttcatcgccaactaatattattaactatttgctttaattttattttgattgacaTAAACCGATGAAAAAAATCTGGTTTGCAACTAGTTGCAAACTCTACCGTGTTTTTAACTGGTAACAGAGATTAATTAAGTATGGTTAGTCATACAATGAAGggagaattttttgttttagtgaataaattactttaaaaaatccaCTTATAATTAGTTCTTTCCTTCGAATAATGATTATATTAACCCACATGATTGTTACGTACTAAGGCTGTATGAAGGACGTTTGTTCACCTTTTGTCAATAACCCacctaaaataaaatgttaagagTGTCTATAAAAATTGctgatttttattatgtaataattagattattaatagttaattagttGCTTATTCTCATTTGTcatcttaaaaacaaataaaaatgtataattaatgaaGGTAAATATCCCGTAACATAAAAAGTATACCTTCCTGTGactataaaaaattggaaaatttcagcaattaaaatatttgaagttttATACAGATATTCTCAAGATTAAAATCACGCGTTGAATGGAATTTCATGAACTCATAAAAATACAATGGAATGTACGGCGGCATTTATTCCTAATAATATTCAATGTTTATACTAACGATTTACCatcaaataaaattcgaaaaatgggTACTCACTCCGACATAAGCGCTAATTTTATCAATTGTTGGAATCCTTCATACGAAACAACTATAGCATTGCctaaaaaaactttgtatttaagttttcttattttttccaattaaattacTATCAATACACATCTGAAAGTGTTTGATAAACAGCTTATGAAGTAGAGCTTTGCCTTGAATCTGTTTACGAATTTTCAGAAAGTTTcgatttgttgtaaaaattggGGAAGAGTAGAGAGCGATTTTGTTGTACAGTGAGAATAAAACACCTTacacatgaaatatatcagagtatattaagttttgtccctagtttgtaacgcttagaaatgttGATAATACTAAcaagttttggtataggtgttcataaaatcacctagctACTTCATTCTCGCTTGTCCATCCGTCTGCCCGTCCGTACATCAGGTATcatcataactcaaaaacgaaaaaagacatgGAGAAAAAACTTGTATAGCGTGTTCCTTAAGATGTGAGTTTCTATTAGTAAATGTGCAACAAGATCAAATGGGTTTTGtttccgtagaacccatcttgtaaactgtaaggaatacaacaaaattttaaatgtaaaagctGTATCTAATGAGAAAGTTGACAACTTTCTATTTTTTCGTGAGGGTTCAAATTTGGGCAAATTTATAGTTTtcattttctcgaaaactataaaagattgaGAGTTTGTAGACACAGCTTCAAAGAATGAgtcaattgattttaatattatattaaattcgtCCGATAATATGAAAATGAAGTATCTGTATCTATATCTAgatacattttaaaagtatcttTTACATCACTGTTGACAATTGGCTATTGCAACTTCAAATCAGATTGAGtttccaaataaaaagaaaacttaatcATTATTTCTTGAATAAGCATGAAAATTACACCAATTAATACGTACaatggaataattttataagttgtCGGGGTTAAACACTCGCAAGGCTAATTACAAAGCAATGACACCAAACTTATTGCAAAATTGAAACGGTatttatttctttcaaattcCCATTTTAGTGAGAATTTTTTTGCAACACATAACTTAAATGTCACTGTCCGACCGAATAGATGGATATTtgtctctttttttttacacaaaatacttgaaatattctttgtaaaataatgaAGTAAATCTCTCTTAAAACTCTTTGTGTAATGATATTATTCAAAGAATTCAACCATTTCAATgacattttaattgttttatcaaCCACTTCTAATGACAATCATTTACGACACAAAACAAGCTACAGAAGATGACGATAGGGTCAATAACCCAATCTCTGTGTAGAAATAACTATTAATGGTGTTTAGtgcaaagatattttttttgcgGATGTTCATTTcgcttaaaattatattttattgaaaggaaatgtaattaatttaaaatctgtcaaaattttctttaatcattcttttaatttttttttttctaaaaccattaagaattttattcgtctcaaaaatgatatattaaaaaactatttaaaattaaattctaattatattcaaattccACGTCCAGTTGTATGCTGGGGTAAATCAGCATTagcttaatatatttatttccctGCGTAAAACTTTTCTGAACTATGGAATAGGCAACAAATCTTTATAGCGAATACAATTGTAGAATTCTCTTTATGAATCATGCTTAAAAGTCTGCGCAAATCTGCTGCCATATAATGTTATTTTGCAAGTAGACTCTATGGAATTCACACCATATTTTTGAACGAGATGAAGATGAACTTCAAGCCGTAAGCCATTTTTAATAgattagatcatataaaatttgtgaCTACCATAGATACTAATCTCTATccgtttcaaataaatttattttaacaattaatttaaaaaagacatattcgaataaaacaaaaaaaaaattcacttcttCCTTTATTGGCAAATTATTTATCTATCAacgaaaattaataacatttttttgtttttattaactgtTTTGATTATGTTATGAGATGTGTTTTGTGTAAAACggaaattgtaaataatgaCATTAGTGAAAATATATGAACGTATAAGATAACGGttgttcaaatttataaatacataatttataatattgcgTTATACCTATCTTAAATTGGAAGTGAATACAAAGATTTTACTTTCATATGTTAACTATTATCTTACATGATGATCTTCATTTGTAATCAACACCAATTTTATAAACGAATTGCTGAAGATCGAGAACAAGTACATTCATCTTGGGTTTTCAGTCAATCACTTTTTGCGTAGAATCCAGTAAAAAAGTCTCTATCTTGAAtactacctacaaattttagACCTTTTTTTGCGCAGCCAAAATTTATTCGcaagtattttcaaatttatttgaaataaaaattcgtcctgcaagagctgcgttagctaaacgaattccctcaaagattgaaaaaataacacatttttctaaaaatcgtatattgtatttttaattttcaataatttttat
This region includes:
- the LOC123295992 gene encoding uncharacterized protein LOC123295992; amino-acid sequence: MRGKFECTMVEVKSFVKFGGKLIQESNEQYLRLDKFKIEIKSFDYFGEFDPGTKNIIIHQINRLFNREDQKTIFKQNFTQQLENITEDIALKTVSPFVERVKFSEFYPDFVKK